The following are encoded together in the Hippoglossus stenolepis isolate QCI-W04-F060 chromosome 12, HSTE1.2, whole genome shotgun sequence genome:
- the gnrh3 gene encoding gonadotropin-releasing hormone 3, with translation MEASSRVVVQVLLLTLVVQVALSQHWSYGWLPGGKRSVGELEATIRMMGTGGVVSLPEEASAQTQERPRPYNVIDDGSRHFHRKKRFPDN, from the exons atggAAGCGAGCAGCAGAGTGGTGGTGCAGGTGTTGCTGTTGACGTTGGTGGTTCAGGTCGCCCTGTCCCAGCACTGGTCCTATGGATGGCTTCCAGGTGGGAAGAGGAGTGTGGGGGAGCTGGAGGCGACCATCAGG ATGATGGGCACAGGCGGAGTGGTGTCTCTTCCTGAGGAGGCGAGTGCCCAAACCCAAGAGAGACCTCGACCATACAATGTA ATTGATGATGGTTCCAGGCATTTCCACCGAAAGAAAAGGTTCCCTGATAATTGA
- the LOC118119389 gene encoding receptor-type tyrosine-protein phosphatase epsilon isoform X2, with translation MVLFLIGISIAVNNSSHENQTAENPTHQGDHVLPSTLVISLLLIIVVLLTIYCLRFKNHRKALVTSVDKKIPNGFLEEQGEQTVVLLPRSPSPSKRYFPIPLDSLEEEYRLRSADDGKLFREEFNSLPCYYHHGSFEEASREHNREKNRYPNILPYDHSRVVMNHLDGHLCSDYINASYIDGYKEKNKFIAAQGPKLETLSDFWRMIWEQKTTTIVMLTNLKERKEDKCYQYWPEKGCWMYGNVRVAMEDVTVLVDYTIRKFCVQYQGSDGPRAPRLVTQLHFTSWPDFGVPFSPIGMLKFLKKVKAVNPSYAGPIVVHCSAGVGRTGTFIVIDSMIDMMHMDQRVDVFGSVSRIREQRCQLIQTDMQYSFIYQALLEYYLYGDTELDVCSLEGHLQRLHNTRAPHDRLGLEEEFRKLTNVRIMKENMRTGNLPANMKKNRVLQIIPYDFNRVILSVKRGQEFTDYINASFIDGYRQKDYFIATQGPLSHTVEDFWRMVWEWRCHSIVTLTELKEREQEKCFQYWPSEGSVTFGDYSVELTADTQCETFTLKDMVLTYRPEKKSQHVRHFHFHGWPEIGIPAEGRGMIDIIAAVQRQQQQSGNRPIIVHCSAGAGRTGTFIALSTILERVKAEGLLDVFQTVKSLRMQRPHMVQTVEQYDYCYRVVQDFVDIFSDYANFK, from the exons ATGGTGTTGTTTCTGATCGGGATCTCCATCGCCGTGAATAATTCATCTCATGAGAACCAAACTGCAG aAAACCCCACCCACCAGGGTGATCATGTGCTCCCCTCCACTCTGGTCATATCCCTGCTTCTCATCATCGTTGTCCTGCTGACGATCTACTGTCTGAG GTTCAAAAACCACAGGAAAGCTCTCGTTACCTCGGTGGATAAAAAGATTCCGAATGGCTTCTTGGAGGAACAAG GAGAGCAGACAGTGGTCCTTCTCCCCCGATCTCCCTCGCCATCCAAGAGGTACTTCCCCATCCCGCTGGACTCGCTGGAGGAGGAGTACCGGTTACGCTCGGCAGACGACGGCAAACTCTTCAGAGAAGAGTTCAAT TCGCTGCCGTGTTACTACCACCATGGGTCCTTTGAGGAGGCGAGCAGAGagcacaacagagagaaaaacagatacCCAAACATTTTACCAT ACGATCATTCAAGAGTGGTGATGAATCATCTCGATGGACATCTGTGCTCTGACTACATAAACGCATCGTACATAGAT GGTTATAAAGAGAAGAACAAGTTCATTGCAGCACAAG GCCCAAAACTCGAGACGCTGTCCGACTTCTGGCGGATGATTTGGGAACAGAAAACGACAACGATAGTGATGCTGACGAatctaaaagaaagaaaagag GACAAATGTTATCAGTACTGGCCGGAGAAAGGCTGCTGGATGTACGGGAACGTCAGGGTGGCGATGGAGGACGTCACGGTGCTGGTGGACTACACCATCAGGAAGTTCTGTGTTCAGTAT CAGGGCAGCGACGGTCCCCGGGCTCCGCGGCTGGTCACTCAGCTCCACTTCACCAGCTGGCCAGACTTCGGGGTGCCGTTCTCGCCCATAGGCATGCTGAAATTCCTCAAGAAGGTCAAGGCTGTCAATCCGTCCTACGCTGGACCCATTGTTGTGCACTGCAG TGCCGGGGTGGGGAGGACTGGGACGTTCATTGTCATTGACAGCATGATCGACATGATGCACATGGACCAGAGGGTGGATGTCTTCGGCTCTGTGAGCAGAATACGAGAGCAGCGCTGTCAACTCATCCAGACAGAT atGCAGTACTCCTTCATCTACCAGGCTCTGCTGGAGTACTACCTGTACGGAGACACGGAGCTGGATGTGTGCTCTCTGGAGGGCCATCTGCAGAGGCTTCACAACACCAGGGCGCCCCACGACAGGCTGGGCCTGGAGGAGGAGTTCAGG AAGCTGACCAACGTTCGCATAATGAAGGAGAACATGAGAACTGGGAACCTCCCCGCCAACATGAAGAAGAACCGTGTGCTTCAAATCATCCCGT atgATTTCAACCGAGTAATACTCTCAGTGAAAAGAGGACAGGAGTTCACCGACTACATCAATGCCTCCTTTATTGAT GGCTACAGGCAGAAGGACTATTTTATCGCAACCCAGGGCCCCTTGTCTCACACAGTGGAGGACTTCTGGAGGATGGTGTGGGAGTGGAGGTGCCATTCAATCGTTACGCTCACCGAACtcaaagagagggagcag GAAAAGTGCTTCCAGTATTGGCCATCAGAGGGCAGTGTAACATTTGGAGATTATTCCGTGGAGCTGACTGCTGATACACAGTGTGAAACCTTCACGCTCAAAGACATGGTGCTCACCTACAGACCA GAAAAGAAGTCACAGCACGTGCGACACTTCCACTTCCACGGCTGGCCTGAGATCGGGATCCCGGCCGAGGGACGGGGGATGATTGACATCATTGCGGCtgtgcagaggcagcagcagcagtctggaAACCGTCCCATAATCGTGCACTGCAG TGCCGGTGCAGGTCGGACCGGCACCTTCATCGCCCTCAGTACGATCCTGGAGAGGGTGAAGGCTGAAGGCCTCCTGGACGTCTTTCAGACAGTCAAGAGTTTACGCATGCAGAGACCACACATGGTTCAGACTGTG GAGCAATACGACTACTGCTACAGAGTGGTGCAGgattttgttgacattttctcaGACTACGCCAATTTCAAATAA
- the LOC118119389 gene encoding receptor-type tyrosine-protein phosphatase epsilon isoform X3 has translation MRRNSFASLRWFKNHRKALVTSVDKKIPNGFLEEQGEQTVVLLPRSPSPSKRYFPIPLDSLEEEYRLRSADDGKLFREEFNSLPCYYHHGSFEEASREHNREKNRYPNILPYDHSRVVMNHLDGHLCSDYINASYIDGYKEKNKFIAAQGPKLETLSDFWRMIWEQKTTTIVMLTNLKERKEDKCYQYWPEKGCWMYGNVRVAMEDVTVLVDYTIRKFCVQYQGSDGPRAPRLVTQLHFTSWPDFGVPFSPIGMLKFLKKVKAVNPSYAGPIVVHCSAGVGRTGTFIVIDSMIDMMHMDQRVDVFGSVSRIREQRCQLIQTDMQYSFIYQALLEYYLYGDTELDVCSLEGHLQRLHNTRAPHDRLGLEEEFRKLTNVRIMKENMRTGNLPANMKKNRVLQIIPYDFNRVILSVKRGQEFTDYINASFIDGYRQKDYFIATQGPLSHTVEDFWRMVWEWRCHSIVTLTELKEREQVQCGTRAKEKCFQYWPSEGSVTFGDYSVELTADTQCETFTLKDMVLTYRPEKKSQHVRHFHFHGWPEIGIPAEGRGMIDIIAAVQRQQQQSGNRPIIVHCSAGAGRTGTFIALSTILERVKAEGLLDVFQTVKSLRMQRPHMVQTVEQYDYCYRVVQDFVDIFSDYANFK, from the exons ATGAGGAGGAACAGCTTTGCCTCTCTCAGATG GTTCAAAAACCACAGGAAAGCTCTCGTTACCTCGGTGGATAAAAAGATTCCGAATGGCTTCTTGGAGGAACAAG GAGAGCAGACAGTGGTCCTTCTCCCCCGATCTCCCTCGCCATCCAAGAGGTACTTCCCCATCCCGCTGGACTCGCTGGAGGAGGAGTACCGGTTACGCTCGGCAGACGACGGCAAACTCTTCAGAGAAGAGTTCAAT TCGCTGCCGTGTTACTACCACCATGGGTCCTTTGAGGAGGCGAGCAGAGagcacaacagagagaaaaacagatacCCAAACATTTTACCAT ACGATCATTCAAGAGTGGTGATGAATCATCTCGATGGACATCTGTGCTCTGACTACATAAACGCATCGTACATAGAT GGTTATAAAGAGAAGAACAAGTTCATTGCAGCACAAG GCCCAAAACTCGAGACGCTGTCCGACTTCTGGCGGATGATTTGGGAACAGAAAACGACAACGATAGTGATGCTGACGAatctaaaagaaagaaaagag GACAAATGTTATCAGTACTGGCCGGAGAAAGGCTGCTGGATGTACGGGAACGTCAGGGTGGCGATGGAGGACGTCACGGTGCTGGTGGACTACACCATCAGGAAGTTCTGTGTTCAGTAT CAGGGCAGCGACGGTCCCCGGGCTCCGCGGCTGGTCACTCAGCTCCACTTCACCAGCTGGCCAGACTTCGGGGTGCCGTTCTCGCCCATAGGCATGCTGAAATTCCTCAAGAAGGTCAAGGCTGTCAATCCGTCCTACGCTGGACCCATTGTTGTGCACTGCAG TGCCGGGGTGGGGAGGACTGGGACGTTCATTGTCATTGACAGCATGATCGACATGATGCACATGGACCAGAGGGTGGATGTCTTCGGCTCTGTGAGCAGAATACGAGAGCAGCGCTGTCAACTCATCCAGACAGAT atGCAGTACTCCTTCATCTACCAGGCTCTGCTGGAGTACTACCTGTACGGAGACACGGAGCTGGATGTGTGCTCTCTGGAGGGCCATCTGCAGAGGCTTCACAACACCAGGGCGCCCCACGACAGGCTGGGCCTGGAGGAGGAGTTCAGG AAGCTGACCAACGTTCGCATAATGAAGGAGAACATGAGAACTGGGAACCTCCCCGCCAACATGAAGAAGAACCGTGTGCTTCAAATCATCCCGT atgATTTCAACCGAGTAATACTCTCAGTGAAAAGAGGACAGGAGTTCACCGACTACATCAATGCCTCCTTTATTGAT GGCTACAGGCAGAAGGACTATTTTATCGCAACCCAGGGCCCCTTGTCTCACACAGTGGAGGACTTCTGGAGGATGGTGTGGGAGTGGAGGTGCCATTCAATCGTTACGCTCACCGAACtcaaagagagggagcaggtaCAGTGTGGTACTCGTGCAAAA GAAAAGTGCTTCCAGTATTGGCCATCAGAGGGCAGTGTAACATTTGGAGATTATTCCGTGGAGCTGACTGCTGATACACAGTGTGAAACCTTCACGCTCAAAGACATGGTGCTCACCTACAGACCA GAAAAGAAGTCACAGCACGTGCGACACTTCCACTTCCACGGCTGGCCTGAGATCGGGATCCCGGCCGAGGGACGGGGGATGATTGACATCATTGCGGCtgtgcagaggcagcagcagcagtctggaAACCGTCCCATAATCGTGCACTGCAG TGCCGGTGCAGGTCGGACCGGCACCTTCATCGCCCTCAGTACGATCCTGGAGAGGGTGAAGGCTGAAGGCCTCCTGGACGTCTTTCAGACAGTCAAGAGTTTACGCATGCAGAGACCACACATGGTTCAGACTGTG GAGCAATACGACTACTGCTACAGAGTGGTGCAGgattttgttgacattttctcaGACTACGCCAATTTCAAATAA
- the LOC118119389 gene encoding receptor-type tyrosine-protein phosphatase epsilon isoform X4: protein MRRNSFASLRWFKNHRKALVTSVDKKIPNGFLEEQGEQTVVLLPRSPSPSKRYFPIPLDSLEEEYRLRSADDGKLFREEFNSLPCYYHHGSFEEASREHNREKNRYPNILPYDHSRVVMNHLDGHLCSDYINASYIDGYKEKNKFIAAQGPKLETLSDFWRMIWEQKTTTIVMLTNLKERKEDKCYQYWPEKGCWMYGNVRVAMEDVTVLVDYTIRKFCVQYQGSDGPRAPRLVTQLHFTSWPDFGVPFSPIGMLKFLKKVKAVNPSYAGPIVVHCSAGVGRTGTFIVIDSMIDMMHMDQRVDVFGSVSRIREQRCQLIQTDMQYSFIYQALLEYYLYGDTELDVCSLEGHLQRLHNTRAPHDRLGLEEEFRKLTNVRIMKENMRTGNLPANMKKNRVLQIIPYDFNRVILSVKRGQEFTDYINASFIDGYRQKDYFIATQGPLSHTVEDFWRMVWEWRCHSIVTLTELKEREQEKCFQYWPSEGSVTFGDYSVELTADTQCETFTLKDMVLTYRPEKKSQHVRHFHFHGWPEIGIPAEGRGMIDIIAAVQRQQQQSGNRPIIVHCSAGAGRTGTFIALSTILERVKAEGLLDVFQTVKSLRMQRPHMVQTVEQYDYCYRVVQDFVDIFSDYANFK, encoded by the exons ATGAGGAGGAACAGCTTTGCCTCTCTCAGATG GTTCAAAAACCACAGGAAAGCTCTCGTTACCTCGGTGGATAAAAAGATTCCGAATGGCTTCTTGGAGGAACAAG GAGAGCAGACAGTGGTCCTTCTCCCCCGATCTCCCTCGCCATCCAAGAGGTACTTCCCCATCCCGCTGGACTCGCTGGAGGAGGAGTACCGGTTACGCTCGGCAGACGACGGCAAACTCTTCAGAGAAGAGTTCAAT TCGCTGCCGTGTTACTACCACCATGGGTCCTTTGAGGAGGCGAGCAGAGagcacaacagagagaaaaacagatacCCAAACATTTTACCAT ACGATCATTCAAGAGTGGTGATGAATCATCTCGATGGACATCTGTGCTCTGACTACATAAACGCATCGTACATAGAT GGTTATAAAGAGAAGAACAAGTTCATTGCAGCACAAG GCCCAAAACTCGAGACGCTGTCCGACTTCTGGCGGATGATTTGGGAACAGAAAACGACAACGATAGTGATGCTGACGAatctaaaagaaagaaaagag GACAAATGTTATCAGTACTGGCCGGAGAAAGGCTGCTGGATGTACGGGAACGTCAGGGTGGCGATGGAGGACGTCACGGTGCTGGTGGACTACACCATCAGGAAGTTCTGTGTTCAGTAT CAGGGCAGCGACGGTCCCCGGGCTCCGCGGCTGGTCACTCAGCTCCACTTCACCAGCTGGCCAGACTTCGGGGTGCCGTTCTCGCCCATAGGCATGCTGAAATTCCTCAAGAAGGTCAAGGCTGTCAATCCGTCCTACGCTGGACCCATTGTTGTGCACTGCAG TGCCGGGGTGGGGAGGACTGGGACGTTCATTGTCATTGACAGCATGATCGACATGATGCACATGGACCAGAGGGTGGATGTCTTCGGCTCTGTGAGCAGAATACGAGAGCAGCGCTGTCAACTCATCCAGACAGAT atGCAGTACTCCTTCATCTACCAGGCTCTGCTGGAGTACTACCTGTACGGAGACACGGAGCTGGATGTGTGCTCTCTGGAGGGCCATCTGCAGAGGCTTCACAACACCAGGGCGCCCCACGACAGGCTGGGCCTGGAGGAGGAGTTCAGG AAGCTGACCAACGTTCGCATAATGAAGGAGAACATGAGAACTGGGAACCTCCCCGCCAACATGAAGAAGAACCGTGTGCTTCAAATCATCCCGT atgATTTCAACCGAGTAATACTCTCAGTGAAAAGAGGACAGGAGTTCACCGACTACATCAATGCCTCCTTTATTGAT GGCTACAGGCAGAAGGACTATTTTATCGCAACCCAGGGCCCCTTGTCTCACACAGTGGAGGACTTCTGGAGGATGGTGTGGGAGTGGAGGTGCCATTCAATCGTTACGCTCACCGAACtcaaagagagggagcag GAAAAGTGCTTCCAGTATTGGCCATCAGAGGGCAGTGTAACATTTGGAGATTATTCCGTGGAGCTGACTGCTGATACACAGTGTGAAACCTTCACGCTCAAAGACATGGTGCTCACCTACAGACCA GAAAAGAAGTCACAGCACGTGCGACACTTCCACTTCCACGGCTGGCCTGAGATCGGGATCCCGGCCGAGGGACGGGGGATGATTGACATCATTGCGGCtgtgcagaggcagcagcagcagtctggaAACCGTCCCATAATCGTGCACTGCAG TGCCGGTGCAGGTCGGACCGGCACCTTCATCGCCCTCAGTACGATCCTGGAGAGGGTGAAGGCTGAAGGCCTCCTGGACGTCTTTCAGACAGTCAAGAGTTTACGCATGCAGAGACCACACATGGTTCAGACTGTG GAGCAATACGACTACTGCTACAGAGTGGTGCAGgattttgttgacattttctcaGACTACGCCAATTTCAAATAA
- the LOC118119389 gene encoding receptor-type tyrosine-protein phosphatase epsilon isoform X1, with protein MVLFLIGISIAVNNSSHENQTAENPTHQGDHVLPSTLVISLLLIIVVLLTIYCLRFKNHRKALVTSVDKKIPNGFLEEQGEQTVVLLPRSPSPSKRYFPIPLDSLEEEYRLRSADDGKLFREEFNSLPCYYHHGSFEEASREHNREKNRYPNILPYDHSRVVMNHLDGHLCSDYINASYIDGYKEKNKFIAAQGPKLETLSDFWRMIWEQKTTTIVMLTNLKERKEDKCYQYWPEKGCWMYGNVRVAMEDVTVLVDYTIRKFCVQYQGSDGPRAPRLVTQLHFTSWPDFGVPFSPIGMLKFLKKVKAVNPSYAGPIVVHCSAGVGRTGTFIVIDSMIDMMHMDQRVDVFGSVSRIREQRCQLIQTDMQYSFIYQALLEYYLYGDTELDVCSLEGHLQRLHNTRAPHDRLGLEEEFRKLTNVRIMKENMRTGNLPANMKKNRVLQIIPYDFNRVILSVKRGQEFTDYINASFIDGYRQKDYFIATQGPLSHTVEDFWRMVWEWRCHSIVTLTELKEREQVQCGTRAKEKCFQYWPSEGSVTFGDYSVELTADTQCETFTLKDMVLTYRPEKKSQHVRHFHFHGWPEIGIPAEGRGMIDIIAAVQRQQQQSGNRPIIVHCSAGAGRTGTFIALSTILERVKAEGLLDVFQTVKSLRMQRPHMVQTVEQYDYCYRVVQDFVDIFSDYANFK; from the exons ATGGTGTTGTTTCTGATCGGGATCTCCATCGCCGTGAATAATTCATCTCATGAGAACCAAACTGCAG aAAACCCCACCCACCAGGGTGATCATGTGCTCCCCTCCACTCTGGTCATATCCCTGCTTCTCATCATCGTTGTCCTGCTGACGATCTACTGTCTGAG GTTCAAAAACCACAGGAAAGCTCTCGTTACCTCGGTGGATAAAAAGATTCCGAATGGCTTCTTGGAGGAACAAG GAGAGCAGACAGTGGTCCTTCTCCCCCGATCTCCCTCGCCATCCAAGAGGTACTTCCCCATCCCGCTGGACTCGCTGGAGGAGGAGTACCGGTTACGCTCGGCAGACGACGGCAAACTCTTCAGAGAAGAGTTCAAT TCGCTGCCGTGTTACTACCACCATGGGTCCTTTGAGGAGGCGAGCAGAGagcacaacagagagaaaaacagatacCCAAACATTTTACCAT ACGATCATTCAAGAGTGGTGATGAATCATCTCGATGGACATCTGTGCTCTGACTACATAAACGCATCGTACATAGAT GGTTATAAAGAGAAGAACAAGTTCATTGCAGCACAAG GCCCAAAACTCGAGACGCTGTCCGACTTCTGGCGGATGATTTGGGAACAGAAAACGACAACGATAGTGATGCTGACGAatctaaaagaaagaaaagag GACAAATGTTATCAGTACTGGCCGGAGAAAGGCTGCTGGATGTACGGGAACGTCAGGGTGGCGATGGAGGACGTCACGGTGCTGGTGGACTACACCATCAGGAAGTTCTGTGTTCAGTAT CAGGGCAGCGACGGTCCCCGGGCTCCGCGGCTGGTCACTCAGCTCCACTTCACCAGCTGGCCAGACTTCGGGGTGCCGTTCTCGCCCATAGGCATGCTGAAATTCCTCAAGAAGGTCAAGGCTGTCAATCCGTCCTACGCTGGACCCATTGTTGTGCACTGCAG TGCCGGGGTGGGGAGGACTGGGACGTTCATTGTCATTGACAGCATGATCGACATGATGCACATGGACCAGAGGGTGGATGTCTTCGGCTCTGTGAGCAGAATACGAGAGCAGCGCTGTCAACTCATCCAGACAGAT atGCAGTACTCCTTCATCTACCAGGCTCTGCTGGAGTACTACCTGTACGGAGACACGGAGCTGGATGTGTGCTCTCTGGAGGGCCATCTGCAGAGGCTTCACAACACCAGGGCGCCCCACGACAGGCTGGGCCTGGAGGAGGAGTTCAGG AAGCTGACCAACGTTCGCATAATGAAGGAGAACATGAGAACTGGGAACCTCCCCGCCAACATGAAGAAGAACCGTGTGCTTCAAATCATCCCGT atgATTTCAACCGAGTAATACTCTCAGTGAAAAGAGGACAGGAGTTCACCGACTACATCAATGCCTCCTTTATTGAT GGCTACAGGCAGAAGGACTATTTTATCGCAACCCAGGGCCCCTTGTCTCACACAGTGGAGGACTTCTGGAGGATGGTGTGGGAGTGGAGGTGCCATTCAATCGTTACGCTCACCGAACtcaaagagagggagcaggtaCAGTGTGGTACTCGTGCAAAA GAAAAGTGCTTCCAGTATTGGCCATCAGAGGGCAGTGTAACATTTGGAGATTATTCCGTGGAGCTGACTGCTGATACACAGTGTGAAACCTTCACGCTCAAAGACATGGTGCTCACCTACAGACCA GAAAAGAAGTCACAGCACGTGCGACACTTCCACTTCCACGGCTGGCCTGAGATCGGGATCCCGGCCGAGGGACGGGGGATGATTGACATCATTGCGGCtgtgcagaggcagcagcagcagtctggaAACCGTCCCATAATCGTGCACTGCAG TGCCGGTGCAGGTCGGACCGGCACCTTCATCGCCCTCAGTACGATCCTGGAGAGGGTGAAGGCTGAAGGCCTCCTGGACGTCTTTCAGACAGTCAAGAGTTTACGCATGCAGAGACCACACATGGTTCAGACTGTG GAGCAATACGACTACTGCTACAGAGTGGTGCAGgattttgttgacattttctcaGACTACGCCAATTTCAAATAA